The following are encoded together in the Zingiber officinale cultivar Zhangliang chromosome 8A, Zo_v1.1, whole genome shotgun sequence genome:
- the LOC122012233 gene encoding probable inositol transporter 2 produces the protein MLTCCHCICSLEDLSFLVFLQLQAIMEGGTVHQADASAFRECFSLAWRNPYVLRLAFSAGIGGLLFGYDTGVISGALLYIRDDFSSVDRKTWLQESIVSTAVAGAIIGAAIGGWANDRLGRRSAILVADFLFFVGSVIMASAPNPGVLIVGRVFVGLGVGMASMTSPLYISEASPAGIRGALVSTNGFLITGGQFLSYLINLAFTKAPGTWRWMLGVAAIPAMVQFVLMLLLPESPRWLYRKRRVEEAEAILRKIYPTNELEYEIRALKESVEAEIEEGGSSEKINIGKLLKTKTVRRGLVAGVGLQVFQQFVGINTVMYYSPTIVQLAGFASNQTALALSLVTSGLNALGSIVSIYLIDRTGRRRLLIVSLCGVVLSLGLLSTVFHKTTSSSPAIGRQETARFGGYTCPAYDSAGSGSSSWDCMKCLTASSPDCGFCAASADKLNPGACLISNSTVKDLCHGESRLWYTRGCPSRYGWLALIGLALYIIFFSPGMGTVPWIVNSEIYPLRFRGVCGGIAATANWISNLIVAQSFLSLTEAIGASWTFLIFGVISVVALVFVIACVPETKGLPIEEVEKMLEHRALRFRLWKKGNDDERKNSSA, from the exons ATGTTGACTTGTTGCCACTGTATATGCTCACTTGAAGatctctcttttcttgtttttcttcaaTTGCAAGCCATCATGGAAGGAGGAACAGTTCATCAAGCAGATGCCTCTGCCTTCAGGGAGTGTTTCTCCTTGGCCTGGAGGAACCCTTATGTGCTTAGGTTGGCCTTCTCTGCAGGAATTGGAGGCCTACTCTTTGGTTATGATACTG GTGTGATTTCGGGAGCATTACTTTACATTCGAGACGATTTCTCGTCAGTGGATAGAAAGACATGGCTTCAG GAGAGCATCGTGAGCACGGCGGTGGCCGGAGCGATCATCGGAGCGGCGATTGGCGGTTGGGCCAACGACCGGCTCGGGAGGCGGAGCGCGATTTTGGTGgcggacttcctcttcttcgtcgGCTCCGTGATCATGGCCTCGGCGCCCAATCCGGGGGTCTTAATCGTGGGCCGCGTCTTCGTTGGGCTCGGCGTGGGCATGGCCTCGATGACGTCGCCGCTTTATATATCGGAAGCCTCGCCGGCCGGCATCCGCGGCGCTCTCGTCAGCACGAATGGCTTCCTCATCACCGGGGGACAGTTTCTCTCTTATCTCATCAACTTGGCCTTCACAAAG gCACCAGGAACATGGAGATGGATGCTTGGAGTTGCTGCGATTCCAGCCATGGTACAATTTGTTCTGATGCTGTTACTTCCTGAATCACCAAGGTGGCTTTATCGAAAG CGAAGGGTAGAAGAAGCCGAAGCCATACTTCGCAAAATCTATCCAACCAACGAGCTGGAGTACGAAATCAGAGCCCTGAAAGAATCCGTGGAGGCCGAGATCGAAGAAGGAGGCTCGTCGGAGAAGATCAACATCGGCAAGCTCTTAAAGACCAAGACGGTGCGAAGAGGGCTCGTCGCAGGCGTGGGACTCCAGGTGTTCCAGCAATTCGTGGGCATCAACACCGTCATGTACTACAGCCCGACGATCGTTCAATTGGCCGGCTTCGCTTCCAACCAGACCGCCCTCGCGCTCTCCCTCGTCACGTCCGGCCTCAACGCCCTGGGATCCATCGTCAGCATCTACCTAATCGATCGGACGGGGAGGCGGCGGCTCCTGATCGTGAGTCTGTGCGGCGTCGTGCTCTCGCTGGGGCTTCTGTCGACGGTGTTTCACAAGACGACTTCGAGTTCGCCGGCGATCGGCCGGCAGGAAACGGCCCGCTTTGGGGGCTACACTTGCCCGGCTTACGATTCGGCCGGTAGCGGTAGCAGTAGTTGGGACTGTATGAAGTGCTTGACGGCGTCTTCTCCTGACTGTGGATTTTGCGCTGCTTCGGCCGATAAG CTGAATCCGGGAGCATGCTTGATCTCAAACTCCACGGTGAAGGACTTGTGTCACGGAGAGAGCAGGCTGTGGTACACGAGAGGATGCCCGAGCCGGTACGGGTGGCTGGCTCTCATAGGCTTGGCGCTctacatcatcttcttctccccgGGGATGGGGACCGTGCCGTGGATCGTCAACTCGGAGATTTACCCATTGAGATTCAGAGGAGTTTGCGGCGGGATCGCGGCGACGGCAAACTGGATCTCCAACTTGATCGTCGCACAATCTTTTCTCTCCCTGACCGAAGCGATCGGGGCCTCGTGGACCTTCCTAATATTTGGAGTGATATCCGTGGTGGCTTTAGTTTTTGTCATCGCGTGCGTGCCGGAGACGAAAGGCCTGCCGATCGAGGAGGTGGAGAAGATGCTGGAGCACAGGGCTCTTCGTTTCAGGCTATGGAAAAAAGGGAATGATGATGAGAGGAAGAATTCGAGTGCGTAA
- the LOC122010481 gene encoding RING-H2 finger protein ATL70-like — translation MENATAPSGAGVFVSDKIGGFGYGIGVSIGMLVLITTLTLASYFCTRANTAAAAADGAAPAVDVEGGVDEATLKSYPKMRYAQAKVAGISGSAPAAACCSICLSDYKESDVVRVLPECGHVFHLRCVDPWLRLRPTCPLCRTSPLPSPLPSPLAEVVPLSGEGRHG, via the coding sequence ATGGAGAACGCCACCGCGCCCAGCGGCGCCGGCGTGTTCGTATCCGACAAGATCGGGGGCTTCGGCTACGGCATCGGCGTCTCCATCGGCATGCTCGTCCTCATCACCACGCTTACTCTCGCTTCCTATTTCTGTACTCGGGCCAACactgcagcagcagcagcagacgGCGCGGCGCCGGCTGTGGACGTGGAGGGCGGCGTCGACGAAGCGACGTTGAAGAGCTACCCGAAGATGCGGTACGCGCAGGCGAAGGTGGCGGGGATCAGTGGCAGCGCGCCGGCGGCGGCGTGCTGCTCGATTTGCTTGTCGGATTACAAGGAGTCGGACGTGGTGCGCGTGCTGCCGGAGTGCGGGCACGTGTTCCACTTGCGGTGCGTTGACCCGTGGCTGAGGTTGCGACCGACGTGCCCGCTCTGCCGAACGTCGCCGCTCCCCAGTCCCCTGCCGTCGCCGCTCGCTGAGGTTGTGCCTCTTTCCGGTGAGGGAAGACATGGATAG
- the LOC122012234 gene encoding peroxisomal membrane protein 13-like isoform X1, whose amino-acid sequence MWISLCHRHGIQFSTCRLVILWLLSPLFFFPRSGAPPPKPWERAGGSSGPGPFKPPSSGSTSDIVEASGTAKPGEVVPTIDRNVTTTNSTLTMPVPARPWQTNGANYGGYGSSIYNSSYGSNMYSSYGGLGSYGSLYGNNMYSSHGGLYGGSGMYGGGMYNSGFGPFGGPIGGYGMSMGGPYGNQDPNNPFGSPPSPPSFWMSLLRVMQGVVSFFGRVAILIDQNTQAFHLFMTALLQLFDRSGMLYGELARFVFRILGFRTKSNKHKQLGQGKLLDRAGQNFLKGPKTSASWDNVWADNKKGLS is encoded by the exons ATGTGGATTTCGCTGTGCCATCGACATGGGATCCAATTCTCCACTTGCAGGTTGGTGATTCTTTGGTtactttctcctctctttttttttccccgCTCAG GTGCTCCACCTCCAAAGCCCTGGGAAAGAGCTGGTGGTTCATCAGGTCCTGGGCCATTTAAGCCCCCATCTTCTGGCAGCACTAGTGATATTGTTGAAGCATCCGGAACTGCAAAACCTGGTGAAGTTGTTCCAACCATTGACAGGAATGTCACTACTACCAACAGTACTCTAACAATGCCTGTTCCAGCAAGGCCATGGCAAACCAATGGGGCCAATTATGGAG GTTATGGATCAAGTATATACAATTCGAGCTATGGTTCTAACATGTACAGCTCCTATGGGGGTCTTGGATCATACGGCAGTCTTTATGGTAACAATATGTACTCCAGCCATGGGGGTTTGTATGGAGGTTCTGGAATGTATGGAGGTGGCATGTACAATAGCGGTTTTGGACCTTTTGGTGGCCCTATAGGCGGTTATGGCATGAGCATGGGAGGTCCTTATGGTAACCAAGATCCAAATAATCCATTTGGTTCCCCACCATCCCCGCCAAGTTTCTGGATGTCCCTTCTTCGTGTG ATGCAAGGCGTTGTGAGTTTCTTTGGTCGAGTTGCTATACTCATCGATCAGAATACTCAGGCCTTTCATTTGTTCATGACTGCTCTTCTCCAG CTTTTCGATCGATCTGGAATGTTATATGGCGAGCTTGCGAGATTTGTATTCAGGATACTGGGCTTCCGAACAAAGTCTAACAAACATAAGCAACTGGGACAGGGCAAATTGCTCGACCGTGCTGGCCAGAATTTCCTCAAGGGCCCTAAGACTAGTGCTTCATGGGATAATGTTTGGGCTGACAATAAGAAGGGGCTTTCTTAG
- the LOC122012232 gene encoding dnaJ protein homolog encodes MFGRAPKKSDNTKYYEILGVPKTASQEDLKKAYRKAAIKNHPDKGGDPEKFKELAQAYEVLSDPEKREIYDQYGEDALKEGMGGGSGDHNPFDIFESFFGGSPFGGGGSSRGRRQRRGEDVIHPLKVSLEDLYNGTSKKLSLSRNVICQKCSGKGSKSGVSTKCSGCQGSGMKVTIRQLGPGMIQQMQHPCNECKGTGETIDEKDRCPECKGEKVVQEKKVMEVVVEKGMQNGQKVTFPGEADEAPETVTGDIIFVLQQKEHPKFKRKGDDLYYEHNLSLTEALCGFQFVLTHLDNRQLLIKSNPGEVVKPDQFKAINDEGMPMYQRPFMKGKLYIHFNVDFPDSLAPEQRKALEAVLPPRPHSQMTDMELDECEETTLYDVNIEEEMRRKQAQAQEAYEEDDLQGGGAQRVQCAQQ; translated from the exons ATGTTTGGGAGGGCGCCGAAGAAGAGCGACAACACCAAGTACTACGAGATCCTTGGGGTGCCGAAGACGGCTTCGCAAGAGGATCTCAAGAAGGCCTATCGGAAGGCTGCTATCAAGAACCATCCTGATAAGGGTGGCGATCCCGAGAAG TTCAAGGAGTTGGCCCAGGCTTATGAGGTTCTAAGTGACCCCGAGAAGCGTGAAATCTATGATCAGTATGGAGAAGATGCTCTCAAGGAGGGAATGGGTGGTGGCAGCGGTGATCACAATCCATTTGATATCTTTGAGTCATTTTTTGGAGGAAGTCCTTTTGGAg GAGGTGGAAGCAGCCGAGGACGCAGGCAAAGGAGGGGAGAGGATGTCATCCATCCCCTTAAGGTGTCTTTGGAAGACCTGTACAATGGAACTTCAAAGAAGCTCTCTCTTTCTCGGAACGTCATTTGCCAAAAATGCAGTGG GAAAGGTTCAAAGTCTGGTGTTTCGACGAAGTGCTCTGGCTGTCAAGGTTCCGGTATGAAGGTAACAATTCGGCAGTTAGGGCCTGGCATGATCCAGCAAATGCAGCATCCTTGCAATGAGTGTAAGGGAACTGGGGAAACGATCGATGAGAAGGATAGATGTCCAGAATGTAAAGGTGAGAAAGTTGTGCAGGAAAAGAAAGTAATGGAGGTTGTGGTTGAGAAGGGTATGCAGAACGGCCAGAAGGTTACCTTCCCTGGAGAGGCAGATGAAGCA CCTGAGACGGTGACTGGAGATATTATATTTGTCCTTCAACAAAAGGAACACCCCAAGTTTAAGAGAAAGGGAGACGATCTCTATTATGAGCACAATCTGTCTCTCACTGAAGCACTTTGTGGCTTCCAATTtgttttgacccacttagataaCCGACAATTGCTTATCAAATCAAACCCTGGTGAAGTTGTAAAGCCCG ATCAATTCAAAGCGATAAATGATGAGGGGATGCCTATGTATCAGAGGCCCTTCATGAAGGGGAAGCTGTACATCCATTTTAATGTTGATTTTCCTGATTCATTAGCACCAGAACAACGCAAAGCTCTCGAGGCAGTACTCCCACCAAGGCCCCATTCACAGATGACCGATATGGAGCTGGATGAGTGCGAAGAAACAACGTTATATGATGTTAATATTGAGGAAGAAATGCGAAGGAAGCAAGCTCAGGCACAAGAAGCTTATGAAGAGGATGATCTCCAAGGAGGTGGTGCCCAGAGAGTGCAATGTGCACAGCAATAG
- the LOC122012235 gene encoding 50S ribosomal protein HLP, mitochondrial-like, producing MNALFSQRLSTVGRSLFGSFGNNLLDTKPSFETIGKLNYQYIFSQQQRSFIQMRTKLKVVDNSGARRVMCIQALKGKRGARLGDTIIASVKEAAPRGKVKKGDVVYGVVVRAAMQKGRCDGSDIKFDDNAVVLVNKQGEPIGTRVYGPVPHELRKKKHIKILTLAECLA from the exons ATGAATGCATTATTTTCTCAAAGATTGTCCACAG TTGGGCGTTCTCTATTTGGGAGCTTTGGCAACAATTTGTTAGATACAAAGCCTTCTTTCGAGACAATAGGCAAGCTAAATTATCAGTATATCTTCTCTCAG CAACAAAGATCATTCATACAGATGAGGACTAAACTCAAGGTGGTCGACAACTCTGGTGCAAGACGAGTGATGTGCATACAAGCTCTGAAAGGAAAGCGTGGAGCCCGACTCGGTGACACTATAATAGCATCGGTCAAGGAAGCAGCACCTCGCGGTAAAGTAAAAAAGGGGGACGTTGTTTATGGCGTAGTGGTACGTGCTGCCATGCAGAAGGGACGCTGTGATGGCAGCGACATCAAGTTTGATGATAATGCCGTCGTCCTCGTCAACAAACAGGGAGAGCCCATCGGCACTCGGGTTTATGGGCCAGTACCCCATGAGCTTAGGAAGAAGAAGCACATCAAGATTCTAACCTTGGCGGAGTGCCTAGCTTGA
- the LOC122012234 gene encoding peroxisomal membrane protein 13-like isoform X2 gives MGSNSPLAGAPPPKPWERAGGSSGPGPFKPPSSGSTSDIVEASGTAKPGEVVPTIDRNVTTTNSTLTMPVPARPWQTNGANYGGYGSSIYNSSYGSNMYSSYGGLGSYGSLYGNNMYSSHGGLYGGSGMYGGGMYNSGFGPFGGPIGGYGMSMGGPYGNQDPNNPFGSPPSPPSFWMSLLRVMQGVVSFFGRVAILIDQNTQAFHLFMTALLQLFDRSGMLYGELARFVFRILGFRTKSNKHKQLGQGKLLDRAGQNFLKGPKTSASWDNVWADNKKGLS, from the exons ATGGGATCCAATTCTCCACTTGCAG GTGCTCCACCTCCAAAGCCCTGGGAAAGAGCTGGTGGTTCATCAGGTCCTGGGCCATTTAAGCCCCCATCTTCTGGCAGCACTAGTGATATTGTTGAAGCATCCGGAACTGCAAAACCTGGTGAAGTTGTTCCAACCATTGACAGGAATGTCACTACTACCAACAGTACTCTAACAATGCCTGTTCCAGCAAGGCCATGGCAAACCAATGGGGCCAATTATGGAG GTTATGGATCAAGTATATACAATTCGAGCTATGGTTCTAACATGTACAGCTCCTATGGGGGTCTTGGATCATACGGCAGTCTTTATGGTAACAATATGTACTCCAGCCATGGGGGTTTGTATGGAGGTTCTGGAATGTATGGAGGTGGCATGTACAATAGCGGTTTTGGACCTTTTGGTGGCCCTATAGGCGGTTATGGCATGAGCATGGGAGGTCCTTATGGTAACCAAGATCCAAATAATCCATTTGGTTCCCCACCATCCCCGCCAAGTTTCTGGATGTCCCTTCTTCGTGTG ATGCAAGGCGTTGTGAGTTTCTTTGGTCGAGTTGCTATACTCATCGATCAGAATACTCAGGCCTTTCATTTGTTCATGACTGCTCTTCTCCAG CTTTTCGATCGATCTGGAATGTTATATGGCGAGCTTGCGAGATTTGTATTCAGGATACTGGGCTTCCGAACAAAGTCTAACAAACATAAGCAACTGGGACAGGGCAAATTGCTCGACCGTGCTGGCCAGAATTTCCTCAAGGGCCCTAAGACTAGTGCTTCATGGGATAATGTTTGGGCTGACAATAAGAAGGGGCTTTCTTAG